A region from the Antennarius striatus isolate MH-2024 chromosome 24, ASM4005453v1, whole genome shotgun sequence genome encodes:
- the LOC137591673 gene encoding vigilin-like: MRVERRLKIKLRYHLFIAGAYYKVVKGIMEDTGTHIHIPSRDLNQSEITISGEEEQVMRAADQIMKIYKDKKKNNTSIAVALKKSLHQAVVGPGGRNIHKILDRTGVYVEVPIAKSKSEFLILRGEPTRLVPALTEIYIKATSDTVPAERPAEKKTFYISFTVPKKFHTKLYGRDGLTLKKIREETETTIYIPPNTSESETIVVLGDENRCEVAKAKILAIQEDLTLKSFQLTMTATPKSCFRLVGPKGALIKYICHEHDVKIDVLKNNVKQQNQITITGYKNSVLEAKEVIEATLSKQGGRVSWDVSLDRRVHRLIMDGEGEMGAKGISEKFKVEVTFPQAGEVHPERVLVTGKPEQVSGAIDALIYLEAVYFCKIGDGEA; the protein is encoded by the exons ATGAGG GTTGAGCGCAGGCTGAAAATTAAACTGAGGTATCACCTTTTCATCGCCGGTGCCTACTATAAGGTGGTCAAGGGAATCATGGAGGACACCGGCACCCACATCCATATCCCCTCGAGAGATCTGAATCAGTCAGAGATTACCATCAGCGGGGAAGAGGAGCAGGTGATGCGTGCTGCGGATCAAATCATGAAGATCTACAAGGACAAG aagaaaaacaacacttcTATCGCGGTGGCGTTGAAGAAATCTTTACACCAGGCTGTGGTCGGCCCCGGGGGAAGAAACATCCATAAAATCCTGGACAGAACCGGCGTCTACGTGGAGGTCCCCATCGCTAAGAGCAAGTCAGAGTTTCTGATTCTCCGAGGGGAGCCGACTCGCCTGGTTCCGGCCCTCACAGAGATTTACATTAAG GCAACCAGCGACACTGTCCCAGCTGAGAGGCCTGCTGag aagaagACCTTCTACATTTCTTTCACCGTGCCGAAGAAGTTCCACACCAAACTCTACGGACGGGATGGCCTGACACTCAAGAAG ATCCGGGAGGAAACAGAAACGACTATTTATATACCTCCTAACACCAGTGAGTCTGAAACGATTGTCGTCCTGGGCGATGAGAATCGATGCGAGGTAGCAAAAGCTAAAATCTTGGCCATCCAGGAGGACCTG ACACTCAAGAGCTTTCAGTTGACCATGACTGCCACCCCTAAAAGTTGCTTCCGGCTCGTCGGCCCCAAGGGGGCGctcattaaatatatttgtcaCGAGCACGATGTGAAGATCGATGTCCTGAAGAACAACGTGAAACAG caAAACCAGATCACCATCACGGGGTACAAGAACAGTGTCCTGGAAGCTAAAGAAGTCATCGAAGCCACGTTGAGCAAACAAGGGGGAAGGGTTTCATGGGACGTCAGCCTGGACAGACGGGTTCACCGTCTGATTATGGatggggagggagagatgggcGCAAAAGGCATATCAGAGAAGTTCAAG gTTGAGGTCACGTTTCCCCAGGCTGGAGAAGTCCACCCAGAACGTGTGCTGGTTACTGGGAAACCTGAGCAAGTCAGTGGCGCCATAGACGCTCTGATCTACCTGGAGGCAGTATAT TTCTGCAAAATTGGGGATGGAGAGGCTTGA
- the LOC137591672 gene encoding carboxypeptidase O-like: MANFMGLSLVALLSMLGLDRETIGSFKRWEKCDWNELGQKNTASHVCVLYFGVCNRAEHDYYKYHPMPEIHSWMVQTAKDHPGLVTIVEYGQTYEKRVITLLKIGVNTGAKKKAVWMDCGIHAREWIAPAFCQYFVRQILQAYRSDEKMKEMMRNMDFYVTPVLNIDGYIYTWKDDTTRLWRKNRTPGPSGCNCTGTDLNRNFDFHWGTIGMSNDCCSNIYCGGRPVSEPEAQAVTYFVGSRIDEFLCFLTIHSYSQLLLVPYGHPNFTAGNYAELMEVGLAAADAIKKVHGTHYKVGTSPDILYSFSGSSKDWAHMKGIPFTYTFELRDNGTFGFLLPEDQIQPACEEAYSGALHIITYAHDKTFVPTGGAVAGGAAALWTALLAVGVSSTLM; the protein is encoded by the exons ATGGCGAACTTCATGGGTCTGAGCCTTGTGGCGCTGCTCTCCATGCTGGGATTAGATCGAGAAACCATAGGAAG TTTTAAGAGGTGGGAGAAG TGCGATTGGAATGAGTTAGGACAGAAAAACACTGcttctcatgtgtgtgttctgtattttGGTGTGTGCAACAGAGCGGAACATGACTACTACAAATATCATCCCATGCCAGAG ATCCACAGCTGGATGGTTCAGACTGCAAAGGATCACCCTGGTCTGGTGACCATCGTTGAGTATGGACAGACCTACGAAAAGAGGGTTATTACCTTACTGAAG ATCGGCGTGAATACTGGAGCCAAAAAGAAAGCCGTCTGGATGGACTGTGGCATACACGCTCGGGAATGGATCGCTCCAGCCTTCTGTCAGTACTTTGTCAGACAG ATCTTGCAGGCGTACAGATCAGATGAAAAAATGAAGGAGATGATGAGGAACATGGACTTCTACGTCACTCCTGTGCTCAACATCGACGGCTACATCTACACCTGGAAGGACGACACA ACTCGACTGTGGAGGAAGAACAGAACACCGGGACCTTCAGGCTGCAACTGTACCGGCACCGATCTCAACCGCAACTTTGATTTCCACTGGGGGA CTATTGGGATGTCAAACGACTGCTGCTCCAACATCTACTGTGGGGGTCGACCGGTGTCTGAGCCTGAAGCCCAGGCAGTCACTTATTTTGTCGGGAGCCGGATTGACGAgttcctgtgtttcctcaccatCCACTCCTACAGCCAGCTGCTCCTGGTTCCCTATGGACACCCCAACTTCACAGCCGGCAACTATGCTGAGCTG ATGGAGGTGGGTTTGGCTGCAGCAGACGCCATAAAGAAGGTCCATGGGACGCACTACAAAGTGGGAACCTCCCCAGATATACTGT ATTCCTTCTCTGGTTCCTCCAAAGACTGGGCTCACATGAAGGGGATCCCCTTCACCTACACCTTTGAGCTGAGAGATAACGGGACGTTCGGTTTCCTGCTCCCCGAGGATCAGATCCAGCCGGCCTGTGAGGAGGCCTACAGCGGAGCCCTGCACATCATCACCTACGCCCACGACAAGACCTTTGTTCCCACAGGTGGCGCTGTGGCAGGAGGTGCAGCAGCGCTGTGGACCGCTCTGCTAGCAGTGGGAGTTTCATCCACCCTGATGTGA
- the cckbra gene encoding cholecystokinin receptor-like has protein sequence MALQADNMSALEVSPGCMEQNLSMEVTDYNISCTNGSSVPKAASRVKEMDSFRIFLYILIFLLSFFGNLLIIVVLMLNKRMRTVTNCFLLSLAVSDLMMAVFCMPFTLIPNILEDFIFGGAMCKAVSYFMGISVSISTFSLVAIAIERYSAICNPLKSRSWQTRSHAYRVIAATWALALLIMVPYPIFSHLRSFPKSNGTVAHMCRLFWPSPQAEQTWYVLLLFILFFVPGVMMIVAYGLISRELYRGMQFEVNQSKETTGQKNGVGRPILGSNDDDDGCYIQTKTSPGVELPTLSGGAAQAKTERARSNTSEAKLQAKKRVIRMLMVIVALFFICWMPLYSANTWKAFDLKSASRALTGAPISFIHLLSYTSACVNPIIYCFMNTRFRKALISTFACCFRNRFCRKWCGNARKDPGEDGMTTSMAPSMVTSMSKFSYTTVSTTGNC, from the exons ATGGCTCTGCAGGCGGACAACATGAGCGCGTTGGAGGTGTCGCCGGGCTGCATGGAGCAGAACCTCAGCATGGAAGTTACAGACTATAACATCAGCTGCACGAACGGCTCCTCCGTCCCCAAAGCTGCCTCTAGAGTCAAAG AGATGGACTCGTTCCGGATCTTTCTCTACATACTCATCTTCCTGCTCAGCTTCTTCGGGAACCTGCTGATCATCGTGGTCCTGATGCTGAACAAACGCATGCGGACCGTCACCAACTGCTTCCTGCTGTCGCTGGCGGTCAGCGACCTCATGATGGCTGTCTTCTGCATGCCTTTCACGCTCATCCCCAACATCCTGGAGGACTTCATCTTCGGAGGCGCCATGTGCAAGGCCGTTTCCTACTTCATGG GGATCTCCGTCAGCATCTCCACCTTCAGCCTGGTGGCCATCGCAATCGAGCGTTACAGCGCCATCTGCAACCCGCTGAAATCCCGCTCGTGGCAGACGCGATCCCACGCCTACCGCGTCATCGCCGCCACCTGGGCGTTGGCGTTGCTGATCATGGTGCCCTATCCGATATTCAGTCACCTCAGGTCTTTCCCCAAGAGCAACGGAACCGTCGCCCACATGTGTCGCCTGTTTTGGCCCAGTCCTCAAGCCGAGCAGACCTG gtacgtgctgctgctgttcatcCTGTTCTTCGTACCTGGAGTGATGATGATCGTTGCCTACGGTCTGATCTCCAGAGAGCTCTACCGGGGCATGCAGTTTGAGGTGAACCAGAGCAAAGAGACCACCG GCCAGAAGAACGGCGTGGGAAGGCCCATCCTGGGATCAAACGACGACGACGACGGATGCTACATCCAAACCAAAACCTCCCCCGGCGTGGAGCTCCCCACCCTCTCCGGCGGCGCCGCCCAGGCTAAAACGGAGCGCGCCCGCAGCAACACCTCGGAGGCCAAGCTGCAGGCGAAGAAGAGAGTCATCCGCATGCTGATGGTGATCGTGGCGCTCTTCTTCATCTGCTGGATGCCTCTCTACTCCGCCAACACCTGGAAGGCCTTCGACCTGAAGTCGGCCTCTAGAGCCCTGACGGGAGCCCCCATCTCCTTCATCCACCTGCTGTCCTACACCTCTGCCTGCGTCAACCCCATCATCTACTGCTTCATGAACACACGCTTCCGTAAAGCCCTGATTTCCACGTTCGCCTGCTGCTTCCGCAACCGATTCTGTCGCAAGTGGTGCGGGAACGCCAGGAAGGACCCGGGAGAAGACGGAATGACCACATCCATGGCTCCGTCCATGGTCACCTCCATGTCAAAGTTCAGTTACACCACCGTCAGCACCACCGGCAACTGCTGA